A window of Candidatus Nitrospira allomarina genomic DNA:
TGCTGTGGCCAAAATTGCCTTGAACATTAAACCCGATCTGGTGACCCTCGTGCCCGAACGGCGCCAGGAACTCACCACAGAAGGTGGGTTGAACGTGATCGAACATCGGGACCGTATCCAGGCCATGGTGCAATTACTCCATGAAGGCGGCATTCCGGTCAGTCTGTTCATTGATCCTGATGTCAACCAACTTCGCGCCGCCCACAAGGTCCAAGCAGACTGCATAGAAATCCATACCGGGCGGTACGCCAACACCCGCCGTCAGCAGGAGGAAGATGCCGAGCTTGACGCGTTGGTTCAAACGGCCAAACTTGCGTCGAAATTAGGATTACGTGTGAGTGCAGGGCATGGTCTGAATTATCGGAATATCAGGCGGCTGACCGGCATCTCAGAATTTGAAGAATTCAACATCGGTCATAGCATTATTGCTCATGCCATGTTTGTCGGACTTGAACGAGCGGTCCGAGACATGAAACATCTCCTGGGATAACGTCTACGAGAAGAAACAGGATCTCATCAATGTGCATGGTGAATGATCCGAAGATACCCAGGAGTCAACTCAAAAACCGTATAGAACCCGAATGTCGTCCAAACCCGTCTACGCATGACTTGCTGTTGCTCATGCCTTAACCATCCATGTCTCCTTGTTCCTATGATTTGCCTATGTGGGTCGTGACCGCTGAACAGATGCAAACACTTGATC
This region includes:
- a CDS encoding pyridoxine 5'-phosphate synthase, which produces MARLGLNIDHVATLRQARGGHEPDPIVAASLAHLAGADGIVVHLREDRRHIQDRDLTILRETVQTHLNLEMATDDAVAKIALNIKPDLVTLVPERRQELTTEGGLNVIEHRDRIQAMVQLLHEGGIPVSLFIDPDVNQLRAAHKVQADCIEIHTGRYANTRRQQEEDAELDALVQTAKLASKLGLRVSAGHGLNYRNIRRLTGISEFEEFNIGHSIIAHAMFVGLERAVRDMKHLLG